In Acidobacteriota bacterium, the DNA window CTGGTCGAGGGCCAGAAGTGGAACTGGAGCTTCACCTATCCCAACGGCTACGTCGACGAGAATCTGCATGTACCGGTCGATCGACCGATCGAGCTGATGTTGTCGTCGGCCGACGTGATCCACAGCCTGTACGTGCCCGCCTTCCGCATCAAAATGGACGTCGTACCGGGCCGGTACTCGAAGGCCTGGTTCGAGGCCACGGTTCCCGGGGAGTACGATTTGTTCTGCGCGGAGTACTGCGGCACGTCGCACTCCGACATGCTGGCGCACGTCATCGTCCACCCGCCGGGAGAGTTCGAGACCTGGCTCGAGAAGGCGTCGAACTTCCTCGAGACGATGTCCCCGGTCGACGCCGGGCGAAAGCTTTTCCAGGTGCGGGGCTGCACCCAGTGTCACAGCATGGACGGCTCCGCCAAGACGGGGCCAACACTGCTCGGCGTCTTCGGCCGATCCGAGCAGCTGACCGACGGAACGACGGTCACGGCAGACGAAAACTACATTCGCGAATCAATCCTCGAACCGAGCGCGCGGGTCGTGGCAGGTTTCGAACCGGTGATGCCGACCTACCAGGGCCGCCTCAAGGACGAGGAGATCCTGGCGATCATCGAGTATTTGAAGGCCCCGACCGGGGCCTCGCAGGACGAGGAGTAGCAGCTGATGGCTGAAGAGAAATCAGCCCCGGGCGGCGATGCTGCGGTTGCGCAGTCCGCGGGCGACGACAATTACCTCACACACGGCAAGGGGATCCTCTCCTGGCTCTTCACCCTCGATCACAAACGTATCGGGGTGATGTACCTGGTGGCGATTCTGTCGTCATTCTTCCTCGGCGGCGTCTTCGCCATGCTGATCCGCGCGGAGCTTTTCACACCCGGCCAGACGATCATGACGGCCGACACTTACAACAAGATGTTTACCCTGCACGGGGCGGTCATGATCTTCCTGTTCATCATCCCGGGAATCCCGGCGACTCTGGGCAACTTCGTGCTTCCGTTGATGCTCGGCGCCAAGGATGTCGCTCTGCCGCGCCTCAACCTGGCGAGCTTTTGGCTGTGGTTGATCGGCGCCACCTTTGCCGTCGTTTCGATCATCGTCGGAGCGGTCGATACCGGTTGGACATTCTATACCCCGTACTCGACGACCACCGGCACAGCGGTGATCTCGATGACTCTCGGTGCCTTCATTCTCGGATTCTCTTCCATCTTCACCGGGCTCAATTTCATTGTCACCATCCACAAGATGCGGCCGGAGGGCATGACCTGGTTCAAAATGCCGCTTTTCCTGTGGGGCCTTTACTCCACGGCGATCATCCAGGTGCTGGCGACCCCGGTCCTCGGAATCACCCTTTTATTGCTGGTCGCCGAACGAACCCTTGGTGTGGGTATCTTCGATCCTGCACTGGGCGGGGATCCGGTTCTGTATCAGCATTTCTTCTGGTTCTACTCGCACCCGGCGGTTTACATCATGATCGTGCCTGCGATGGGTATCATGAGTGAGCTGATCTCGGTCTTTTCAGGAAAGCACATTTTCGGTTACAGGTTCATTGCCTATTCATCGATCGCCATCGCTCTCCTGAGCTTTCTGGTCTGGGGCCACCACATGTTCACCAGCGGTCAGTCGAGCCTCACCAACATGATTTTTTCGGCCCTGACGTTCTCGGTCGCGATCCCTTCGGCGGTCAAGGTATTCAACTGGCTGGCGACGATGTACAAGGGATCGATCTGGCTCGCGGCACCCATGCTCTACGCGTTGTCCTTCCTCTTCCTGTTTGCCATCGGTGGTTTGACGGGTCTGTTTCTCGGCGCGCTCGCGACCGACATCCACCTCCACGACACATACTTCGTAGTCGCGCACTTCCACTACGTAATGTTCGGCGGCACGGTGATCGCATTCCTCGGCGGCATCCACTACTGGTGGCCAAAGCTCTTCGGCCGCATGTACTCCGAACGGTGGGCACAACTGTCGGCATTCCTGATCTTCGTCGGCTTCAATCTGACCTTCTTTACCCAGTTCGTGATGGGCAGCCACGGAATGCCGCGCCGCTACTACGACTACCTGGACGAGTTCACCGCCTACCACCAGGCGTCGACAGTGGGTTCGGGAATTCTAGCCGTCGGCTTCCTGATAATGGCCGGCTATCTCCTGCACTCGCTGGCCCGGGGAGAGAAGGCACCGGCAAATCCATGGGGCGGGGCAACCCTCGAGTGGGAGACGACCTCTCCGCCGCCCTATTACAACTTCGCGCACGAGATGCGCGCCGGCGACCCGTATGATCTCGAAGCCCTCGAGTGGGACCCGTCGATCAAGGGTTACGTGCGGAAGGACCCGTCTTCGGTTCTCCTGGGTGAAGAAGGGACGGGCTGATGGCGGATCACGGGCACGGATCGGGCGACGGGCTGGCCGTCGACCACCACTTCGAAAACGCCGAACAGCAGTACCAGTCTGCAAAGCTCGGCATGTGGGTCTTCCTGGTGACCGAGATCCTCTTCTTCGGCGGGCTCTTCGTTGCCTACAGCGTGTATCGGGCGAACCATCCCGAGATCTTCGTCTTCGGGCACCACTTCCTGGACAAGAACCTCGGCGCCCTCAACACGGTCATCCTGATCTGTAGTTCGTTGACTGCTGCATGGGCGGTCCGTGCAGCTCAGCTCAAACAGATCGGCATGCTCAAGCTGATGATCGCCCTGACGATGCTGTGCGCCTTCGGCTTTATGGGAGTCAAG includes these proteins:
- the coxB gene encoding cytochrome c oxidase subunit II — translated: MTDLNLARSIPVWTAMAPDPEDGSFWLPPQISTAASSVDWLFNFILAISVFFFILIVVVMVIFVVKYRRREGEAAEQSASHNLPLELTWTAIPTLIVIAIFIFGFKGFLDMATPPANAYQVLVEGQKWNWSFTYPNGYVDENLHVPVDRPIELMLSSADVIHSLYVPAFRIKMDVVPGRYSKAWFEATVPGEYDLFCAEYCGTSHSDMLAHVIVHPPGEFETWLEKASNFLETMSPVDAGRKLFQVRGCTQCHSMDGSAKTGPTLLGVFGRSEQLTDGTTVTADENYIRESILEPSARVVAGFEPVMPTYQGRLKDEEILAIIEYLKAPTGASQDEE
- the ctaD gene encoding cytochrome c oxidase subunit I, which translates into the protein MAEEKSAPGGDAAVAQSAGDDNYLTHGKGILSWLFTLDHKRIGVMYLVAILSSFFLGGVFAMLIRAELFTPGQTIMTADTYNKMFTLHGAVMIFLFIIPGIPATLGNFVLPLMLGAKDVALPRLNLASFWLWLIGATFAVVSIIVGAVDTGWTFYTPYSTTTGTAVISMTLGAFILGFSSIFTGLNFIVTIHKMRPEGMTWFKMPLFLWGLYSTAIIQVLATPVLGITLLLLVAERTLGVGIFDPALGGDPVLYQHFFWFYSHPAVYIMIVPAMGIMSELISVFSGKHIFGYRFIAYSSIAIALLSFLVWGHHMFTSGQSSLTNMIFSALTFSVAIPSAVKVFNWLATMYKGSIWLAAPMLYALSFLFLFAIGGLTGLFLGALATDIHLHDTYFVVAHFHYVMFGGTVIAFLGGIHYWWPKLFGRMYSERWAQLSAFLIFVGFNLTFFTQFVMGSHGMPRRYYDYLDEFTAYHQASTVGSGILAVGFLIMAGYLLHSLARGEKAPANPWGGATLEWETTSPPPYYNFAHEMRAGDPYDLEALEWDPSIKGYVRKDPSSVLLGEEGTG